GCCATTCCTCTGCTGTCGCCGAGAATGAATTAGCCCAGATTGATCATCAACTGGCGCAATGTGAGTATTTTATCCTGCTACTGTCTCCCCAAGCCGCATTGAGTGAAATGGTGATTGAAGCGTTACGACGGGTTCAGGAGTTACGAGATGAGAGTCACAACGCCAAACCCGTTATCTTACCAATTCGGGTGAATTGCCCGCCCTGTACCCCCCTCAACCACGATTTACGCAGTTATCTCCAGGGAATTGGCTATCAAGAATGGAACACTCCCGCCGATACACCCACTGTGATACAGGCGGTGTTACAACGGTTGTCGAGGAGTGAGGATTGGGAAACGCCAGTCTGGGAAGGGAATGATGTAGCGGAGGAGATCAGCAGCTATCAGACTCCGATCAACCCCTTACCGCCTTTACCCGTGGCTGAACCGGAATTACCCAAAGGTCAAGTGCGGTTAGCTTCAGCCTTCTATGTCGAACGAGTTCCCGATGAAACTCAATGTTATCAAGAAATCCTCAAACCAGGAACCTTGATTCGCATCAAAGCACCGCGACAGATGGGAAAAACCTCGTTAATGGCGAGAATTTTGTATCAAGCCAGAGAGCAAGGCTGTCGCACAGTTCCCTTAAGCTTTCAACATGCGGATAAAAGCGTGTTTACCAATCTCAATCAACTCTTACAGTGGTTATGTGCCAAAATTACCCGCAAGCTGCGTTTACCTCATCAAGTTGAGGCATATTGGACGGATACGTTTGGGAGTAAAGATAACTGTACGGCTTATTTTGAGGATGTTTTGTTATCGGAAACCGATGCACCGTTAGTCTTAGGATTAGATGAAGTGGATCGGGTATTTCAGCATCCCAAAATAACCGATGACTTTTTTGCCCTCTTACGCGCTTGGTATGAAGAAGCTGGGTATGGGGATAGCGATAGTGATTTGTGGGCAAAATTGCGTTTAGTGGTGGTGCATTCAACGGAAGTTTATATTCCCTTGGATATCAATCAATCGCCATTTAATGTGGGTTTACCGATTGAATTATCGGAGTTTAGTCGAGAACAAGTTACCGATTTAGCCCAGCGTCATGGACTCAATTGGCAAACTCATCAGGTTGAGCAATTAATGACAATGGTGGGTGGACATCCCTATTTAGTCCGAGTAGCTCTTTATTATATAGCCAGAGGGGAGTTAACCTTAGAGCAATTGGTAGAGATAGCGCCAACCGAGGCGGGAATTTACGGGGATCACCTGCGCCGACATCTATGGAATTTGCAGCAGCACCCAGAATTGGCGACAGCTTTTGCTCAGGTGCTAGTGGCGGAGGAACCCGTTGAGTTAGAATCCGTGTTGGCGTTTAAATTACACAGTATGGGATTAGTGCAGTTACGGGGAAATGCGACTGTACCCCGCTTTGAATTATATCGCCAGTATTTTCGCGATCGCCTACAAAACGTATTTTAAGTCCAAGGGTATGCTTCAATCAGCTTTTTAGGATTACCGAAACCCTCGATATACCGTAGGGTGGGCAGTGCCCACCAGCCAAAATTTCAGTAAGCTGTCATGCCTTTAAATTGGGTATTAAGTAGGTTGGGAAAACGCAAGGAAACCCAACATCTACTCCTGTCCCACATCAACGCCAAATTTTACCGCTTCCTCTGCACCCCAATCCGCCTCATAAATACCCTCTCTAACATAATGGTGGAAACTTGAATACGCCCAATCTTTTGGTGCTTTTACTAAACGGTGATGAACAGGGTTGTAATGAATATATTCAACATGATGCAGAAAATCCGTTTCATCTCGGATTTGATGCTCCCAAAATCGACGTTGCCATACAGATTGTTCTCCCTTACTCAACCGGGATAACGAACATTGCTGCTTATAGGAGTCTAGGCAAAGACGAGTAAATTCACTTTTAATCAATCGCCAACGAGTAGAAAANNNNNNNNNNNNNNNNNNNNNNNNNNNNNNNNNNNNNNNNNNNNNNNNNNNNNNNNNNNNNNNNNNNNNNNNNNNNNNNNNNNNNNNNNNNNNNNNNNNNNNNNNNNNNNNNNNNNNNNNNNNNNNNNNNNNNNNNNNNNNNNNNNNNNNNNNNNNNNNNNNNNNNNNNNNNNNNNNNNNNNNNNNNNNNNNNNNNNNNNNNNNNNNNNNNNNNNNNNNNNNNNNNNNNNNNNNNNNNNNNCCAACAAACTAATCCACTGGCGTTGGGGCGTTGGGTTTCGTTCCTCAACCCAACCTACTTCACTAATCGAAGTTTACAGGATTTGCGATCGCGCCTCCATAGAACAGTTCTACTATTATATAGAGAGACGTTGAGGTGGGAAAATCGTGATGCCAGTGCCAGAAACGAATCAACAGACAGCAATACCTACACCCAACCTCTACGAAACCGATTTTTATGCTTGGACGCAGGAACAAGCATCGTTACTCCGCCAACAGCAGTGGAGTCAGCTTGATTTGGGCAATCTGATTGAGGAGATTGAATCCTTGGGAAAACAGCAACGCCAGGAATTGCGAAATCGGTTGAGGGTGCTGATTGGACATTTGTTGAAATGGGAGTACCAACCACAACGCCGGAGTCGGAGTTGGCTGGCGACGATTCGCGTACATCGCCGTGATACGCTAGAGTTGCTCAAAGACAATCCAAGCCTAAAGCCTTACCTTGAGGATGCACTGGTTTTAGCTTACGAGAACGGTAGAGATCTGGCAATGGGAGAAACTGACTTGCCAGAACAAACCTTTCCCCAGACGTGTCCTTATAATTTAGCAGAAATTTTAGAGGATAATTTTTATCCGGGTGAACCGAGTGAGTTGGTAAATGAATGGGAGGGAGAAAACGAATCATAATAATAATTACTGTAGGTTTTGAAAACACCAGTCAATCCAACAGCCCCCTCATTATATAAATATAAGAGATGAATTCTATGATTATAGATAGTGTTGAAATTAAAGGTTTTTGGGGGACGAAAAAAGCATCGGCTATTATTAACCAAATTGAAAGAAAAAGCATTAAATGTTGCTAAATAAACTGTGAAGCTACTTTAGCAAAATTCGGCACGTTGACTTGTTCTATTTTAAACCGACTTCACTAATTTACAGCCGTTTACAAGATTGCGATCACACCAGATTGATATAGCTGAAGTGGTGGAATGTGTTGTATAGGTTTTCTGGGCGCAAGCCTTGCGCCCCTACAAGGTTACTAAACGAATATTAGAATGGATTGAAACTCTTATCCAGTCGTCTAAAGACGACTTGAGCTTTTAGCCTTGGGTTTAAACCCAAGGCGGTTTAATTCAAATCCCTAATCTGGTGTCTTCTACCTCTTGCAGCCCCCATGAGTAAAGCCAAACCCATCACCTCCCCCTACAAAGTTGGGGGTCATCTCCCGCTTAACGCCCTTAGCTACGTGGTGCGACAGGCGGATACGGAACTCTATCAGGGGTTAAAGGCGGGTGAGTTTTGTTATGTTCTTAATTCCCGCCAGATGGGTAAAACCAGTTTGCGGGTGCGGGTGATGCATAAGCTACAAGGGGAGGGTTTTGCTTGTGCGGCGATTGATTTGACCAAAATCGGTTCCCAGGATATCACGGCGGATCAGTGGTATGCGGGGATGATGAGACGCTTGGTGACGAGTTTTCCGGCGCTGCGGGGGTTTAACTTAAGGGCGTGGTTGCGCGATCGCGAATATCTACCCCCTATCCAACGCTTGAGTGAGTTTATCGAACAAGTGCTGCTGGAGTCTATCCCCCAAAGGGTAGTAATTTTTATTGATGAAATTGATAGTATCCTCAGTTTAAACTTTCGCACCGATGATTTTTTTGCGGTGCTGCGGGCTTGTAATGAATATGATCGGCTGACGTTTGCTTTGTTTGGAGTGGCGACGCCAGCGGATTTAATTCAAGATAAGAAACGGACGCCGTTTAATTTAGGTCGTGCGATTGAATTGCATGGGTTTAAATTAGCGGAAGCTCAACCCTTAGCCGCTGGATTAGCTAATAAATCTAGCCAAGCCCAAAGGATTTTAGCCGCTATTTTAGACTGGACAGGGGGACAACCGTTTCTCACTCAAAAACTCTGTCATTTAATTATCAATAGCGACTCCTCCCCGACTCCTGGAAACGAAGAGGAATGGGTAGGGCAAATTGTCCAACAGCGTATCCTGGAAAACTGGGAAGCCACCGATGAACCGCCTCATCTAAAAACCATTCGCGATCGCCTGTTCCGAATTGGACAGCGAAATCGGGGACTTTTGGGGCTTTATCAGCAAATTTTACAACAGGGGGAGGTTCACGCCTGCGATAGTTCTGAACAACGGGAATTATGTTTATCTGGGGTGGCGATTAAGCAGGGGGGAAAACTGCAAGTCTGTAATCGTATCTATGCCGCCATTTTTAATTACAGTTGGGTGAACAAAGCTTTAGCCGATTTGCAGGCTAGCTTTGAGCAAATTGTTACTCAGCAAGAACAAAAACTTCTGTCCATGCTGAGTTTTATGGAAGGCAAGGATTTTGCCGATATCCTCCATGAAATTTTAGGCTCAGTTACCCTAAAAATGGGAGAAGCCTTGAGCGTGGATCGGACGACGATTATCTTTATTGATGATCAGCAAAATCAGATCTGGTCGATTATTGCCCGGAATGAAGGGAAAACCTTTCCCGATATTCAAATCCTTACCAATAAAGAAACAGAAGCCCGATTGACCAACTTTAAGAAATTTAGTGAGATTCCCTTTAACTTTCGCCAAGAGAACCCAGACACCATTCCCGATAAACTCAATCAAGCCAATGGCTATGCGATTTACAATGAATTAGTTTATCCCATCGCCAATCAACAGCAGAATTTGATTGCGGTGATTCAACTAATCAATAAACTGAAACGGTTTAACAATCCCCAAGCGCCTCTATCGGAACGCATTGACCAACAAGGGTTTACCCTCACCGATCAACGCCAGTTAGATGAATATGCGCCAACTATTTTACGCATTTTAGAGCGATGCCAATACTGTTATAAATTAACCCAACGGTTACAAGCGGCTGAAGCCCTAACCGAAGCCACGCATTCTCTGTCTCACAGTAGTTTAAATTCCGAAGAAATCCTGGGACGAGTCATGGATGCGGCGAAGAAACTGATGAATGCCGATCGCAGTACCCTCTGGTTATTAGATGCAGATAAGCAGCAGTTGTGGACAAAGATTCCCTTTGAAGATGGGTCAGTGCGAGAACTGCGAGTCCATGTTGGGCAAGGATTTGCTGGGAAAGTTGCCCAAACGCAAGAACCGTTAAATATTCCCTTTGATTTGTACGATCATCCTGATTCAACCACCGCCCAAGAAACCGATCAAAAAACAGGTTATCGCACCTGTAGTTTACTTTGTATGCCTGTTTTTAGTCCCGATGGTGAACTCCTCGGTATCACCCAGTTAGTGAATAAACGCAAACCGGGTGAATTTCCTGATTATAACCCCGCCGATTGGCCCCAAGCGCCGGAATGTTTTCAGGCAAGTTTTGATGCTAATAGTCAAAAATATATGCAGATTTTTAACTCTCAGGCGGGGGTAGCGTTGCAAAATGCTCAGAAGTTTGAGCGCATAAAGCAAAAGGCGGATAGTCACCAGCAAAATGTCGTCAGTCAAACCCTAGCGATGCTGAATACGGTGATGGATAATCAGGGGTTTGATGATATTCTGGATGGTACGTTGCGATCGATTACGTTGAAGACGGGTAAATCCTTATCTGCCGATCGCACGACGATTTTTCTACTCGATGAAGAAAAGAAGGAATTTTGGTCAATTGTTGCTGAAGATGAGGGGAGTGGTTCCCTAGAAATTCGCATGAGTGCGGATAAAGGAATTGTCGGCGAAGTCGCCCGGTTCAAGCAAACGATTAACATTCCTTTTGACTTCTATGATGATCCGCGATCGCAGATGGCAAAGGAACAGGATAAAAGAACCGGATATCGGACGTATACCATGTTAGCGATTCCTCTTTTAAATGACCAAGGGGAGTTAGTCGCTGTTGTTCAGTTACTCAACAAATTAAAACGGGTTGCTAATCCCACAGCAGCGTTATCGGAACGCATCGATAAACAGGGATTTAGCCGCACCGATGAAGAACGATTTGCCGAAAATGCGCCCTTAATTCAAATGATTCTAGAAAGCTTCCGTTCCTATCATAAAACAGCACGCGGACAACGAGTCGCCGCCGCATTGATGGCAGCAGCCCGTTGTGTTCAAGGTTCTCTAGAGATGGACGATATTTTACAACGAGTGATGGGGGCGGCTAAACAATTATTAAACGCTGATCGTAGTACCTTATGGTTAGTTAACCGTTTAGCCGGGGAATTGTGGACAAAAATTCGCTTTGACGAGGGTGAACTCCGAGAATTGCGTATACCAATTGGACAAGGGTATGCGGGTCAAGTGGCGATGACGGGGGAACCGTTGAATATTCCCTTTGATTTGTACGATCATCTTAACTCAGAAACGGCAAAGAAAACGGATCAAAAGACAGGGTATCGTACTTGTAGTTTACTCTGTATGCCTGTCTTTAGTCCCGATGGAGATTTGCTGGGGGTGACGCAATTAGTGAATAAGCGGAAACCGGGCGAGTCTTGGGAATTTGAGACTCTTATGTTATCGGAAACTGTCCCGGAGTATTTCCAAACCAGTTTTGATGACAGTGATCAGAAATACATGCAAATTTTCAATAATCAAGTTGGCGTTATCCTGCAAAATGCCGAACTTTTAGCCGCACTCAAGCGACAGGAAGAAAGTTTGCGCGGTAATGTAAATGGACAGTAGGAAGATTAGGGAGATGGGGGAGATGGGGAACAATGTAGAGACGTGCCATGGCACGTCTGGAAGATGGGGAAAATGAGAGAACTTTCCTTGTCTGTGTAATCAGTGTCAATAAGCTCTCACCTCCCTACCCCTATCTCTCCAATAAATCCGTGAAATCAGTGTTTTGACAAATGACAAATGACAAATGACAACCTACCACCAAATCAAACGTCGAGGTGGAAAGCCTGACTCTTCCCACGAGTCTCCGGCTTCTTTCAAAACAGCATCCAAGTCAGCGACGGTAAACTCGTAACCATCAGTAGCCGCCAGTTCCACAAACTCTTCCTTGGTTTTGAGGGCGTCGTATTTAGCTCGCAATTTTTTATCTTTTCCGCCTGCTTCGAGTAAATTGATCACATTGTCTTGAGACATCGTTGCTAACCTCTCTTAGAAACCTGGGTAATACCAATTCGTCAGACATTACACTTGATCTATCCCACCATTGACACCACCTCACCTGACTAAGGGAAGGTTAGGAGGCGTGACTATTCTGCCAAAGAAATAGGATGAGATACCTCAACTGATGAATAGTATCTCAGCCTTTCCTGTAGTTTTTTGTATTTAAATTATCTTTTTGAGACTATTGTTTTCTGAGAAATATTGCAATTTATTGCTATACAATTAAACTTGTTTACAATCAATTACATTGAGGCAGAGTAATGCAAACAAGCGTCTCAAAAAATAACCGAACCACTACTCAGGCTGAATCACTTCAAAGTCAGATTCATCCAGAGACAACATCAGAGGAACGTCATTCGGATTCATTAAATTTTGTTCTAAGCGGACTATCCAACGTCCTGACTCTTCACGACCTTGGATAATCCCCTGAATACCCGCAGCATATTCAGGGCGAATAACCCGAATTAAGGTTCCTACCTTGAGCATTAGCCAAATAGTATCTGCTTTACCTTCCCTAAACATGAGGGACGTTCTGTTACTTTAACCTAATTTTAACCTTTTCTTATACATAAGAATACATTGGGTGACAAGTCTGTCGATCCCGGTTTTTGTCAAGGTTTCCGGACATAATCGTCAGTTATTGTTCCATCAAAATCAGTCGCAACGGGTCTAAACGGACGTACCAGGGAAAGGGGCGGTCTTTGAGATTCGCCCATTTTTCCTTGTAAACCTCAACTTGTAGGTGGTAGTCTTGGGCGTGACCTGGAGGCTGATGCAGTTTGATATATAGTGTTGTCCGGTGTTGCGTCTCACTGGTCATCACCAGCCAGCAGGGAAAAGTATTCTCTCCATCGGGATGCTGGGGAAAGGTGAAGTGGTGGGCGCGAATTCCCACATACGTTAATTTGTTAGGAATTGGTTCAACCACCTGAAGCGTACAGCCCCAGTCTAGCGCCTCAATTGTTTGGGGTTCAATCATCCGGGCGGTGGAAAAGTTTTTACATTCAGTAACCTGGGCGACTTCAAAGCTAGGAGGACGTTCAAAAATAGTCTCTTTGGTATCATTAGCAATCACGTTTCCCTGGGAAAGAATCAGTAAATTCTGGCAAATTCGATACGCTTCTTCTAGCTTATGAGTGACAAATAGTGTCACGCCTTCATAGGTGGAAAGCGTTTCACTCAATAGCCTTTCAATTCGACTGCGTAAATAGGTATCCAAGGCGGAAAGGGGTTCATCTAAAAGTAGGGCTTCTGGATGAATCACCAACGCCCTCGCTAAAGCCACTCGCTGTTGCTGTCCGCCGGAAATTTGCTCAGGATAGCGGTTTTCTAAGCCTTGTAACTGCATCATCTCCATATATTTGGAAATGCGCTGTCTGCGTTCCAGTTTGGGCAAATTTTGCAGACCAAATGCAATATTTTGGACAATGGTTAAATGGGGAAATAGGGCATAATTTTGAAACACAAAACCAATCCGGCGTTGACGACTGGGAATATTAATTCCCCGTTGTGAATCAAACAAAACTCGTCCATTGAGAACAATTCGCCCCTGATTGGGTGAGTCTAATCCCGCAATGCAGCGCAGTGTCATACTTTTGCCAGAACCGGATGTGCCTAAGAGTCCTAATGGTTGTCCATTGGCTTCTAATTGGGCGTCTAAGGTAAACCCAGGTAATTGCTTTTTTAGGTTAACAAAAAGTCCTTTATTGCCATATCTGATCCCTCTGTAGTCCGTCCTTTTATATCTCCCTCTTGTCCCCCTTTTTAGATCCCCCTCCCGTCCCCCTTCAAAAGGGGGAAGCCAGGAGAACCAGTGCGCGATCGCGTGCCACTTGGCGGAGTGCTGTGTTCCTGACCAGTAGTTGATCGTGGCGATTACCAAGAGTGCGATCGCCACCATCAGCAGCACCCAGTTTAACGCCTCCCCCATCTTACCTGCTTCTGCGGCAAAGAAGATCGCGATCGGCATGGTTTGAGTTTTGCCGGGAATACTACCTGCTAACATTAATGTGGCACCAAATTCTCCTAAAGCCCTGGCAAAGGCTAAAATTGTTCCCGAAACCACGCCCGGTAATGCCAAGGGTAATAGAATCTGCCAAAAAATCCGCCATTCTGATGCCCCTAATGTCCGAGCGCAATGAATCAAATCCTTGTCAATTTGTTTAAAGGCACTCAGTACTGTTTTATACATTAAAGGAAACGCCACAACTGTAGCCGCGATTACCGTTGCTGACCAGGAAAATATTATAGTAATTCCTAGTTGCTTTAACAATTGTCCCACAGGACTATTTCTACCCAAAAGCAGTAGTAGCAGAAAACCGATAACTGTCGGCGGTAGCACCAGGGGGAGAGTAAAAAACCCATCAATTAATCCTTTTGCTTTACCGCGATAGCCATACATCCATCGGGCGGCGGCAATTCCCACTAAGAAAGCGAAGATTGTAGCGACAAATGCGGTTTTTAGCGAAATCCACAGTGGAGATAAATCTGAATAGGGCATTCTATTCGTCCAGTAATCGAATTATGGCGAGAAGGTTGGGGGATGGTTCGATTGATAATATCTCAGCTTTTCCTAGGGTTTTCTGTAGTTTAACTATCTTTTTTATATATTAGGTTCGTAGTAGGGAACCTTAGCCTATAAACCTAACCTATAAACTCGCCTCGATTAAACGGTAGAATTATTTTTTTAACGCAGAGGTACGCAGAGGTAAGCGCAGAGGTACGCAGAGGGAGTTGGCGGTTGGGGAAGGACATTTACAATAGTCGTCACGCCAGTAGAGAGTAGGGTGCGTTAGTGAAACGTAACGCACCATTGCTCAGTTTGATAGGTGTTTTAATCCTTTCAATTGTTAATCGCTAGCCAAGCTAAAACCATACTCTTCAAACACAGCTTGAGCGGGTTCAGTTGAGAGAAACTGCACAAATTCTTTTGCTGAATCTGGATTTTTACTCTCTTTTAATACCGCAACTGGATAAATAATTGGTGCGTGAGACGTTTCTGATGCCGTGGCGACAATTTTGACATTATCTGATACGTTAGCATCCGTGGCATAAACTAATCCTGCCTCAACATTCCCGGTTTCTACATAAGAGAGGACTTGGCGCACATCTTTGGCGAAAACCAATTTAGATTGGATAGGTTTATATAAATTCAGGGAAGTTAGGACTTCTTTCCCATATTGTCCAGCGGGTACACTTTCCGGGTTGCCAATTGCAATTTTGCTCACTTTATCAGTCGTTAATCCTTTGAAATTAGAAATATCGGTTTTATCCTTTGGTGTAACCAGAACAATTGAGTTTTTCAATAAGTCTTTGCGCGTATCCGTTAGCAGTAAGTCTTTTTCTTGCAAAGCGTTCATCTGTTTTGGCGCGGCGGATAGAAAAACATCTACAGGCGCTCCCTGTTCGATTTGCTGTTGCAGAGAACCGGAAGACCCAAAGTTATAGGTAATGATAACGTGAGCTTGTTCTTGAGTATACAGGGGCGCGATCGCTTTCATGGCATCCTGTAGGCTAGCCGCCGCTGATACCGTGAGTTCTACTGATTCGGGTGACGTTGCGGAAGGGTTCGGAGGTGTCCCTTGAGAACAACCCACAACAATTAGGAATGTCGCAACCATCCATGCCATTGAGAAAACACGTCGTTTTTTCATTTCCCTGTTGCCTCAGCTAATGACTGACAGAAGGTGTTGATAGGAGCATCGTACTAATCTGAACCATGACTTACCAACTTAGCAGGTCTGGGCGGGTTTTGTAGAAACGTTATCATCAATAAATCAAAGCAAGTCCCTAAACCCGCCCCTACAAACCATTTCTACCTGGATATCAGCAGGCTGGGCATAATAGGGCGCGGTTAACACTAATCCATCTACGCCAGTTGCCGCATAATTGGCAATATTAGCGTCATTAATTCCGCCAGCCGCTAAAGTAATCAGCGTTGGATTGATAGACTTAATTTGGGAAATTGCCTCGGCTAATGCCTCAGCGTTTACTTTATCAAATTGAATTCCATCTATGCCTGAAGTGGCTAACTTAAAGGCGGTAGCCATATCTTTGACTTCAACAATGACTTTCTTTTCCTTAACCTGACGCTTAATTACGGGTAGTTGCTGAATGAAGGAGTCAATTCCGCCCAGAAAGTTAAGATGCTGTTGGAAGATTAAAACGGTTTCTGAGACTCCCAGTCGATGAGGATATGCCCCACCTGCTAAGATGGCTTTCACGGCGATGGGTTTGGTTCCTGGGATGACTTTGCGAGTGGTATAGAGCATCACATCTTGATTCGCCGCTTGTGCTAATTGCACTAGATTGTAGGTTTTGGTGGCGACTCCACAGGCATATTCGAGTAAATTCTGGGCAGGTTTCCAAGCCAGATGCAAGGCGGCGGCGTTTCCGGTAGCACTGAGAAAGGGGACACCTGCGTCTAAGATTTGACCCGTTGCCAAGATTGCTATCACCTCTGCCCCAACTTGGCGTAAGATACTGGCGGATTCTTCGGTGCAGGCTAGAACGGTTTTGGTGCGAGTGGTAAAGCGGATTGTCCCCGTGCGATCGCCAATCCCTAACACCTGGGTGGTTAAATCAAAATAGGGAACGTCTTCTTGGATTAACTGTTCGATAAACTGCTGTGAGATAAAAACCATTACCTATGTCGCATTTGCATTTTTGCCTTCGGTCGTATGACTAGGCTATATCAGTTCTGCGAGGGTAAAAGTGAGTAAAATAATACAATTTACTGTTTTCATCAAAATATTCAGCAAAATCAGAAAATTCAGTGATTTTTGGTATTATTAGCTGGTGAACCAATGACTAAAGCAGGGATTGAACTATGGAAATTAGCGCTCGCAATACCTTTAAAGGAACAGTAAAAAAGGTTGTACCTGGCTCTGTGAACAGTGAAGTGACCCTAGAAGTTGCTCCTGGGGTGGAAATGACGGCAATTATCACCAAGTCTTCTGCGGAACGACTTGGTCTCGCCGAGGGTAAGGAAGCGTATGCTGTTGTTAAAGCGACAGATGTCATGGTAGCAACAGATTAAAGAGTGCGTGCTTAAATATTGGGTTGTGCCAAATCCTCAGTTTTCACCAGTCAACAGCAGCCCGGAATCGTAGGGGCGCACAGATAGATGTGCGCCCTGACTTAATTAGGATAGGACTTTTCTCATCTCACAAAAACTGTCAGCCAAGCGGGAATCCTGATAAAAATGTTTTCAAAACTACATATTATCGGGGGATAGTGTTATATTTTTTTAACGTAATCTTCATAAAAAAGAAATATTGAAGTTAGATTGCAAAAAAAAAGATTTATTGCTTAGTTTTAAGAAAAACAAATAATATTATTTTTTTGTTTCAAAGCAGCCCCAAAATTCAGATTAATCAGTAAAGATACCTAGTATAAGCAGTGTCACTGTAGTGTTCTTCTATTGAATTTGGTGCAACAAAGACGATGCTATCTCACAATCGTGGCATCCTAGTTTTCATTGACCCGGCTATTAAGAACTATTCTACATTAGTTAAAGGCATTATCCCAGAAGCTGAGGGAATTGTCCTTGACCCAAGGGTAGATGGGGTCAAACAAATTACCCAAGTTTTAGCTGGATGCCGAAACATTCAAGCGATTCATATTGTTTCTCACGGCTCACCAGGATGTTTATATCTGGGCAATAGTCAGCTCAACATCTCGACGCTTCAAGATTACGCTAGGGATTTACAACACTGGTCAGAGGCACTAACGGCTGATGCAGATATCCTAATTTATGGTTGTAATGTGGCAGCAGAGTTACCCACATTGTTACCTCAAGGCATCTCTTTTATCGATTGGTTGAGTCGGTTAACGGGTGCGAAGATAGCGGCTTCTGTCAATCTCACAGGCAGTGCGGCTTTAGGGGGTGACTGGGATTTACAAGTTACCACAGGTGAGATTAAGGCATCGCTGGCATTTCCGGCAGATGTAATGGCGACCTATGATGCGGTTTTGGCAAGTAGCAGCATTAATCTGGATGACGACTTAGAACAGACGGTCAATTTAGTTACCCGACCGGAAGCCATTATTGCCGCACAAAGTAATAGTTTGCAGTCATTTTTAAACTTAGCAGACCTGAATGGCAGCAATGGCTTTGTTATCGAAGACATTCCCGGATGGGATCGCCGTTTCAGCCCTGCTGGGGATATCAATAATGATGGGATTGATGATCTGATTATTAGTGTCCCTGAGAATCCTAGGGGTAGCTATGTCGTGTTTGGTGATTCTCAGGTGGGTGCCACTGGAATCGTGGAATTATCTGACATCAATGGCAGCAATGGCTTCAGAATTTACGGCGGAAATGATTTCGTTCGTGATGCTGGGGACGTTAATGGTGATGGGATTGATGACCTGATGATTGGGGACGCTTGGGCAGGTCCTAGCGGACTTGGAGCCATTTCTGTCGTATTTGGCAGTTCCCAAGTCGGCGCAACGGGGGCGCTGAATCCATCTGACTTAGACGGCAGCAATGGTTTCAGAATTTACGGTGTTACCGACCTAGGAACAGGGGCTATCTTTGGCGATGTGGGAGATATCAATAATGATGGGATTAATGACCTGATTATCCTTGAGGGGTCTGATGGCGGTGCAAATTCAGCCGTTGTCGTGTTTGGGGATTCCCAAGTTGGCGCAA
The nucleotide sequence above comes from Coleofasciculus chthonoplastes PCC 7420. Encoded proteins:
- a CDS encoding AAA-like domain-containing protein → MDYKDALNFIDRLTYLKTGKHLNDLERQVFVGSWQGRSYKEIYPQNPEYVEKYVGYKLWQKLSQVLGEKVSKKKIQGAIARAKTQQPQVFLSYRNQEPDESLAIQLEEAIAQAGYPAFRTGVEKGSSHSSAVAENELAQIDHQLAQCEYFILLLSPQAALSEMVIEALRRVQELRDESHNAKPVILPIRVNCPPCTPLNHDLRSYLQGIGYQEWNTPADTPTVIQAVLQRLSRSEDWETPVWEGNDVAEEISSYQTPINPLPPLPVAEPELPKGQVRLASAFYVERVPDETQCYQEILKPGTLIRIKAPRQMGKTSLMARILYQAREQGCRTVPLSFQHADKSVFTNLNQLLQWLCAKITRKLRLPHQVEAYWTDTFGSKDNCTAYFEDVLLSETDAPLVLGLDEVDRVFQHPKITDDFFALLRAWYEEAGYGDSDSDLWAKLRLVVVHSTEVYIPLDINQSPFNVGLPIELSEFSREQVTDLAQRHGLNWQTHQVEQLMTMVGGHPYLVRVALYYIARGELTLEQLVEIAPTEAGIYGDHLRRHLWNLQQHPELATAFAQVLVAEEPVELESVLAFKLHSMGLVQLRGNATVPRFELYRQYFRDRLQNVF
- a CDS encoding REP-associated tyrosine transposase — translated: FSTRWRLIKSEFTRLCLDSYKQQCSLSRLSKGEQSVWQRRFWEHQIRDETDFLHHVEYIHYNPVHHRLVKAPKDWAYSSFHHYVREGIYEADWGAEEAVKFGVDVGQE
- a CDS encoding DUF29 domain-containing protein, which translates into the protein MPVPETNQQTAIPTPNLYETDFYAWTQEQASLLRQQQWSQLDLGNLIEEIESLGKQQRQELRNRLRVLIGHLLKWEYQPQRRSRSWLATIRVHRRDTLELLKDNPSLKPYLEDALVLAYENGRDLAMGETDLPEQTFPQTCPYNLAEILEDNFYPGEPSELVNEWEGENES
- a CDS encoding GAF domain-containing protein, with the translated sequence MSKAKPITSPYKVGGHLPLNALSYVVRQADTELYQGLKAGEFCYVLNSRQMGKTSLRVRVMHKLQGEGFACAAIDLTKIGSQDITADQWYAGMMRRLVTSFPALRGFNLRAWLRDREYLPPIQRLSEFIEQVLLESIPQRVVIFIDEIDSILSLNFRTDDFFAVLRACNEYDRLTFALFGVATPADLIQDKKRTPFNLGRAIELHGFKLAEAQPLAAGLANKSSQAQRILAAILDWTGGQPFLTQKLCHLIINSDSSPTPGNEEEWVGQIVQQRILENWEATDEPPHLKTIRDRLFRIGQRNRGLLGLYQQILQQGEVHACDSSEQRELCLSGVAIKQGGKLQVCNRIYAAIFNYSWVNKALADLQASFEQIVTQQEQKLLSMLSFMEGKDFADILHEILGSVTLKMGEALSVDRTTIIFIDDQQNQIWSIIARNEGKTFPDIQILTNKETEARLTNFKKFSEIPFNFRQENPDTIPDKLNQANGYAIYNELVYPIANQQQNLIAVIQLINKLKRFNNPQAPLSERIDQQGFTLTDQRQLDEYAPTILRILERCQYCYKLTQRLQAAEALTEATHSLSHSSLNSEEILGRVMDAAKKLMNADRSTLWLLDADKQQLWTKIPFEDGSVRELRVHVGQGFAGKVAQTQEPLNIPFDLYDHPDSTTAQETDQKTGYRTCSLLCMPVFSPDGELLGITQLVNKRKPGEFPDYNPADWPQAPECFQASFDANSQKYMQIFNSQAGVALQNAQKFERIKQKADSHQQNVVSQTLAMLNTVMDNQGFDDILDGTLRSITLKTGKSLSADRTTIFLLDEEKKEFWSIVAEDEGSGSLEIRMSADKGIVGEVARFKQTINIPFDFYDDPRSQMAKEQDKRTGYRTYTMLAIPLLNDQGELVAVVQLLNKLKRVANPTAALSERIDKQGFSRTDEERFAENAPLIQMILESFRSYHKTARGQRVAAALMAAARCVQGSLEMDDILQRVMGAAKQLLNADRSTLWLVNRLAGELWTKIRFDEGELRELRIPIGQGYAGQVAMTGEPLNIPFDLYDHLNSETAKKTDQKTGYRTCSLLCMPVFSPDGDLLGVTQLVNKRKPGESWEFETLMLSETVPEYFQTSFDDSDQKYMQIFNNQVGVILQNAELLAALKRQEESLRGNVNGQ